From Pseudoalteromonas viridis, one genomic window encodes:
- a CDS encoding YcaO-like family protein, whose product MKNLSLNPSFSYFYLKDKSLVISNKDSDLHITDIYLASSIFNLKHAHLEESNFIMELSRLVGPSIAVRTFGQLKSAEIIISSEYSSPSPCIHVHKNHSYNYFEKILVFGLQEVNYSFQSKEILHLNLKNFDLCQKCIVSRLFSHRPLLGMSLGQISDHELAKPDSTNQFNDINISTKNNCLLVHNTETEYVCEHMIRPLNACNCYETTQPPKFKSIFEKEMQNKTIGFRAFDLEATFRNLKPFVSKYVGIIQRLEEYRESECDFIYNYNSGKNPLFSETITKAALTTFRSSSGGKGKSAIQSKVGALAEAIERYSMRFHHQQKPIYGSYNELKHKALSPKLCLGFSDRQYNAMNHDNLPRYRAVPRPITNSDVLPWFEVHGINTNQKKYVLADIAFSDFNYTDTAHAFADSNGCAAGNTYTEAVLQGTLELIERDAVAIWWYNRIKRQHIDLSSVNNKYIDRTKEYYSSINRSFTIIDITSDIGVPTFAAISYEKNTLNGIIYGFGCHVNPRIAIERATLEINQLLPLALKNEVVNDNEFFDWVKKQKITEHEFLDPKVKPISIDKFTDLSENNLESAINFISKSLRANDIELYALDITTQDTLVPCVKMIAPGMCHFWRRTGQKRLYDVPVKMGWLKQKHTESELNRHNITI is encoded by the coding sequence ATGAAAAATCTATCATTAAACCCCTCATTTTCTTATTTTTACTTAAAAGATAAGAGCCTAGTTATATCTAACAAAGACTCCGATTTACATATAACGGATATATATTTAGCAAGCTCTATATTTAATCTAAAACATGCGCATTTGGAAGAAAGCAATTTTATAATGGAGCTATCAAGGTTAGTTGGCCCGAGTATAGCTGTCAGAACATTTGGCCAGTTAAAATCTGCAGAAATAATAATATCTTCAGAATATAGCTCCCCTTCTCCCTGTATTCATGTACATAAAAACCACTCATACAACTATTTTGAGAAAATATTAGTATTTGGACTTCAAGAAGTTAACTATAGCTTTCAATCTAAAGAAATATTGCATTTAAACTTAAAAAATTTTGACTTATGCCAGAAATGTATTGTTAGTAGATTATTTTCTCACAGACCTCTACTTGGTATGTCTCTAGGCCAAATTAGTGATCATGAACTAGCTAAACCAGACAGTACCAACCAATTCAATGACATAAACATTAGTACAAAAAATAATTGTCTACTAGTGCACAATACAGAAACAGAGTATGTTTGTGAGCACATGATTCGCCCCTTAAATGCATGCAACTGCTATGAGACAACCCAACCACCAAAATTTAAAAGTATTTTTGAAAAGGAAATGCAGAACAAGACGATTGGTTTTAGAGCCTTTGATTTAGAAGCTACATTTCGCAACCTAAAACCATTTGTATCAAAATATGTTGGCATAATTCAAAGACTAGAAGAGTACAGAGAATCTGAATGTGACTTCATTTACAATTACAACTCAGGTAAAAACCCTCTATTCTCAGAAACAATAACGAAAGCAGCTCTAACTACATTTCGATCATCAAGTGGTGGGAAAGGGAAATCAGCCATTCAATCGAAGGTTGGAGCATTGGCTGAAGCTATTGAGCGATACTCCATGCGGTTTCATCATCAACAAAAGCCTATTTATGGAAGCTACAATGAGTTAAAGCATAAGGCTCTATCGCCCAAACTCTGTCTTGGGTTTAGTGATAGACAATATAATGCAATGAATCATGACAACCTCCCCCGGTATCGTGCTGTACCGCGACCTATAACTAACTCCGATGTACTTCCATGGTTTGAAGTGCACGGTATTAACACAAATCAGAAAAAGTACGTTTTAGCAGATATTGCGTTTAGTGACTTTAACTATACCGACACAGCCCATGCTTTTGCCGACTCAAATGGATGCGCAGCGGGAAATACATACACTGAAGCGGTACTGCAAGGTACATTAGAGCTTATAGAAAGAGATGCGGTTGCTATCTGGTGGTATAACAGAATAAAAAGACAGCATATCGATTTATCAAGTGTAAATAATAAATACATTGATAGAACAAAAGAGTATTATTCTTCAATAAACCGTTCATTTACGATAATTGATATTACTTCTGACATAGGAGTCCCTACATTTGCAGCTATAAGTTATGAAAAGAATACCTTGAATGGAATTATTTATGGCTTTGGCTGCCATGTAAATCCACGCATCGCTATCGAAAGGGCTACTCTTGAAATAAATCAACTTTTACCGTTAGCATTAAAAAACGAAGTCGTTAACGATAATGAATTTTTTGACTGGGTCAAAAAACAAAAAATAACGGAACACGAATTCTTAGACCCTAAAGTTAAACCAATTTCTATTGATAAATTTACAGATCTTAGTGAAAACAATTTAGAGTCCGCAATAAATTTCATCTCCAAATCTCTTCGGGCCAATGATATTGAGTTATATGCCTTGGACATCACTACACAAGATACACTAGTGCCCTGTGTCAAAATGATAGCCCCAGGAATGTGCCACTTTTGGAGACGAACTGGACAAAAGAGGCTTTACGATGTCCCCGTTAAAATGGGATGGCTAAAGCAAAAACATACTGAGTCTGAGCTGAATAGACATAACATAACTATATGA